TCGTGCTGCGCAACGCCGATCTCGTCTCGGGCTTGTCGGGACCCGCCGGCCCGGCGGGTCCTGCGGGCCCACAAGGTGCGATGGGGCCAGCGGGGCCGCAAGGTGCGACGGGGCCAGCGGGGCCGACCGGCCCACAAGGACCGGCCGGCCTGACGACGCTGTATCGGGGGCTACGCTCCGCCTTTACGCCATTCACGACGGTCGGCGGGGAACTCGTCGTCGGGACCACCACCATCCCTGCGGGCACCTACTACGTGCAGGCCGCGATGGACTTTTCCTGGCAGACGCCACTGGCCGCGCAGCGCCACATCCAGTGCCACTTCCGCGAGGCCTCGCAGACCTCCTACATGCACTCGTTAGAGGACCTCACGATTCCTGCGGGACGCGACGGCGCGAAGCTCGTCATGACGATGCCGACGACGCTGGCGTCAGCGACCGACGTGGTCGTCGGCTGCAACGAGTACACCTACGGCGCCTTCGACACGTCGCAGCTCAGCCACGTCTTCGTCGAGCTCACGGCCATCCCGTTCGCATCCCTGACGCCGCTGCCCTAGTGGCCTGTCCAGGCTGAAGTAGTACCAGATGCCGGAGCGCGGCGCCCGGATCGCAAGGCGCGAGGAGCGAGAATATTGCCGATATTTGAGCGACGAGCAACGCCGCGAGGCGGGATGCCCCGCCCGGCAGGTGGTATTGATTCAGCCTGGACAGGCCACTAGTGCCCTGGGACGCTCGCCGTCGCGCCCGTGCGACGGTGGTATGGTGACGGCCACGACATCATGCGACAGCCCGTCATCGCCGGCCACGACGTGCCCCGCGCGGCCGAGCCGCGGTGGCAGCACGCGCTGGACACCTACGCGAGCGAGATCAACAAGGTGGCCGACGTGTGGGGGCGCTTCACGGATGCGGACCTGGCGTTCGCGCCGCACACGCGGTCGAGCACCGTGGAGTCGATCCTCAGGCACCAGCTCCTGTCGGAACGCCGCTTCTTCTGGGAGTTCCTGGGCATGGCGGAGCCCGCCCCCGACCGCGTGGTGCCCGCGCCGCTGACGGTGGCCTCGGCCGTGGCGTCGCTGGCCGACCTGGCCCGTCCGCGGCTGGACGCCCTGGCCCAGGCCCCCGAGGCCTGGTGGCTCGCGCAGGTGCCGTTCTTCGACGTGGAGCGGGAGCGCGCCTGGATCTTCTGGCGGCGGGTGTTGCACACGGCGCACCACCGGACGCAGCTCACGGTGTACCTGCGGTTCCTCGGGCGCCCGGTGCCCTCGGTCTATGGGCCGACGGCCGACGAGACCTGGGACGGCGCGGATCCGACGACGAGCGCCGAGGCGGCGGGCCGCCCCGGACGCTGAGAGGCTCACGGCCATGGCCCGGCTCTATCGCGTGATCCTGCCGGTGCCGGACATCGAGCGGGCGGCGGCCTTCTACGGGGCCGTGCTGGGCACGCCTGGCGCGCGGGTCTCTCCGGGCCGTCACTACTTCGCT
The genomic region above belongs to Vicinamibacterales bacterium and contains:
- a CDS encoding DinB family protein, with the protein product MRQPVIAGHDVPRAAEPRWQHALDTYASEINKVADVWGRFTDADLAFAPHTRSSTVESILRHQLLSERRFFWEFLGMAEPAPDRVVPAPLTVASAVASLADLARPRLDALAQAPEAWWLAQVPFFDVERERAWIFWRRVLHTAHHRTQLTVYLRFLGRPVPSVYGPTADETWDGADPTTSAEAAGRPGR